A window of Streptomyces marispadix contains these coding sequences:
- a CDS encoding OB-fold nucleic acid binding domain-containing protein, with translation MTGATRAEKEQRGAGGRFRRFLERLSSSEEDLHSQELRQEADSTGCTRIAACGDRQIVRVTGTLRTVTLRPRAGVPTLEAELFDGSAALDVVWLGRRAIAGIEPGRGLIAWGRISMHHGRPVMFNPKYELRPLGQE, from the coding sequence ATGACTGGCGCGACCCGAGCAGAGAAGGAACAGCGGGGCGCAGGCGGGCGCTTCCGCAGGTTCCTTGAGCGGCTGTCCTCCTCGGAGGAGGACCTGCACTCCCAGGAGCTGCGGCAGGAGGCCGACAGCACGGGCTGCACCCGCATCGCGGCCTGCGGTGACCGCCAGATCGTGCGTGTGACGGGTACTCTGCGCACCGTCACCCTGCGCCCCCGGGCCGGAGTGCCGACGCTGGAGGCGGAGTTGTTCGACGGGTCCGCCGCGCTGGACGTGGTCTGGCTGGGCCGCAGGGCCATCGCCGGAATCGAGCCGGGCCGCGGCCTCATCGCGTGGGGGCGGATCTCGATGCACCACGGGCGCCCGGTGATGTTCAACCCGAAGTACGAGTTGCGACCCCTCGGACAGGAGTAG
- a CDS encoding potassium channel family protein, with translation MRVAIAGAGAVGRSIAGELLENGHEVLLIDKAPTAISVERVPQAEWLLADACEITSLDEAALERCNVVIAATGDDKVNLVVSLLAKTEYGVPRVVSRVNNPKNEWLFNESWGVDVAVSTPRLMSALVEEAVSVGDLVRLLRFSQGDANLVELTLPPEAALAGTRVGDVQWPEDTALVTIIRGNRVLVPDRDDALEVGDELLFVAAPAREAQLEDLLSVRG, from the coding sequence ATGAGGGTAGCTATTGCGGGCGCGGGCGCCGTGGGCCGCTCGATCGCGGGCGAGCTGCTGGAGAACGGGCACGAGGTGCTGCTCATCGACAAGGCGCCGACGGCGATCTCGGTGGAGCGCGTGCCTCAGGCGGAGTGGCTGCTCGCCGACGCCTGCGAGATCACCTCGCTCGACGAGGCCGCCCTGGAACGCTGCAACGTGGTGATCGCGGCCACCGGCGACGACAAGGTCAATCTGGTCGTCTCGCTTCTCGCCAAGACGGAGTACGGAGTCCCGCGCGTCGTCTCACGCGTCAACAACCCCAAGAACGAATGGCTGTTCAACGAGTCGTGGGGCGTCGACGTCGCCGTTTCGACACCGCGGCTGATGTCGGCGCTCGTCGAGGAAGCCGTGAGCGTCGGCGATCTTGTGCGGCTGCTGCGCTTCTCCCAGGGCGACGCGAACCTCGTGGAGCTGACGCTGCCGCCGGAGGCCGCGCTGGCCGGTACGCGTGTCGGCGATGTGCAGTGGCCCGAGGACACGGCCCTGGTCACCATCATCAGGGGCAACCGGGTGCTGGTGCCCGACCGGGACGACGCGCTGGAGGTCGGCGACGAGCTGCTGTTCGTGGCCGCCCCCGCACGCGAGGCCCAGCTTGAGGATCTGCTCTCGGTACGGGGCTGA
- a CDS encoding EcsC family protein, with translation MADGTRDDERGEPDQRTSLVPVPAKPRQRSLLPWPRKGGARAAGTGDAAQQRGQGRVRAFFGVVADRVVETAPRIPVRDLETLRKQFPGLGPEEIADKLVAGAVRGSATVGAGVGAAAMLPVPPAMPAELAAEIVGVASVELKLIAELHEVYGRRPPGNVKQRAAAYLGAWTSERGIDITRPTTLNAALGGQMKRELRQQLLKRTVRNLPNLTPFMVGAAVGAVMNSRDTKKIAEKIRDDLRKAGDGWEALPPGDGGDGLDGGPGPGSSGRAALPPSSS, from the coding sequence GTGGCGGACGGAACGCGTGACGACGAGCGAGGCGAGCCCGACCAGCGGACCTCGCTCGTACCGGTTCCCGCGAAGCCGCGTCAGCGGTCCCTTCTCCCGTGGCCGCGCAAGGGGGGCGCCAGAGCCGCGGGGACCGGCGATGCCGCGCAGCAGCGCGGCCAGGGGCGGGTACGAGCCTTCTTCGGCGTCGTAGCCGACCGCGTCGTCGAGACGGCGCCGCGCATCCCGGTGCGCGACTTGGAGACGCTCCGCAAGCAGTTCCCCGGGCTCGGCCCGGAAGAGATCGCGGACAAGCTGGTCGCCGGTGCGGTACGCGGCTCGGCGACAGTCGGTGCCGGAGTCGGTGCCGCCGCGATGCTGCCCGTACCACCGGCGATGCCCGCCGAGTTGGCCGCCGAGATCGTCGGTGTCGCCTCCGTCGAGCTGAAGCTCATCGCCGAACTCCACGAGGTCTACGGGCGCCGGCCGCCCGGCAATGTGAAGCAGCGGGCCGCCGCCTATCTCGGGGCGTGGACCTCCGAGCGCGGCATCGACATCACCAGGCCCACGACCTTGAACGCCGCCCTCGGCGGCCAGATGAAGCGCGAGCTGCGCCAGCAGCTCCTCAAGCGCACGGTGCGCAACCTCCCCAATCTGACGCCCTTCATGGTGGGCGCCGCCGTCGGTGCCGTGATGAACAGCCGCGACACCAAGAAGATCGCCGAGAAGATCAGGGACGATCTGCGTAAGGCCGGAGACGGCTGGGAGGCGCTGCCGCCCGGTGACGGCGGCGACGGCCTGGACGGCGGACCGGGTCCCGGGAGCTCCGGCAGGGCAGCCCTGCCGCCCTCCTCAAGCTGA
- a CDS encoding DUF3093 domain-containing protein, whose protein sequence is MVAQEQPYDERLTAPRSWWLIAGLVGVGGALIMLPLGVLPMLAGLAAGGVLAAVAVSSYGSARIRVVSGSLVAGDARLPLSALGTAHVLDEEEAFAWRTHKADPRAHMLLRSYIRTALRVEVTDPDDPTPYLYLSTRTPRRLAEALSAASERRPASPD, encoded by the coding sequence ATGGTTGCTCAGGAACAGCCCTACGACGAACGCCTCACGGCCCCCCGCTCGTGGTGGCTCATCGCCGGTCTGGTGGGCGTGGGGGGCGCGCTGATCATGCTGCCGCTGGGCGTTCTACCGATGCTCGCGGGCCTTGCGGCGGGAGGCGTCCTCGCGGCGGTCGCGGTCAGTTCGTACGGCTCGGCACGCATCCGCGTCGTGTCGGGCTCGCTCGTCGCCGGGGACGCGCGCCTGCCGCTGTCGGCGCTGGGGACGGCCCACGTGCTCGACGAGGAGGAGGCGTTCGCCTGGCGCACGCACAAGGCGGACCCTCGCGCGCACATGCTGCTGCGCAGCTATATCCGCACCGCGTTGCGCGTGGAGGTGACGGACCCGGACGATCCGACGCCCTACCTCTATCTCTCCACGCGTACGCCGCGACGGCTCGCCGAGGCGCTCTCGGCCGCCTCGGAACGGCGTCCGGCTTCCCCGGACTGA
- a CDS encoding PaaI family thioesterase, whose amino-acid sequence MTPPPGAAGAVRHPDAPAPGELLGSHYEKCFGCGGGQAHGLHLEARAGEGVAVTAEFTVRPVHQGAPGLAHGGVLSTALDETMGSLGWLMHTIMVTGRLETDFVRPVPVGTVLRLGAEVTAVDGRKVFTRATGRIGGPDGPVAVRAEALFIKVNVSHFTEHGRDEEIEAAMADPDQVRRARAFEVNP is encoded by the coding sequence CTGACTCCTCCTCCGGGCGCCGCCGGGGCGGTACGGCATCCCGACGCACCGGCCCCCGGAGAGCTGCTCGGCTCCCACTACGAGAAGTGCTTCGGCTGCGGCGGCGGCCAGGCGCACGGCCTGCACCTGGAGGCCAGAGCGGGCGAAGGCGTCGCCGTCACCGCCGAGTTCACGGTGCGGCCCGTACATCAGGGCGCGCCCGGACTGGCCCACGGCGGTGTGCTGTCCACGGCCCTGGACGAGACGATGGGCTCGCTGGGCTGGCTCATGCACACGATCATGGTGACGGGCCGCCTGGAGACCGACTTCGTACGGCCCGTCCCGGTCGGCACGGTGCTGCGCCTCGGCGCGGAGGTCACCGCCGTCGACGGGCGGAAGGTCTTCACCAGGGCGACCGGCCGGATCGGCGGACCGGACGGGCCCGTCGCGGTGCGCGCGGAAGCCCTGTTCATCAAGGTGAACGTCTCGCACTTCACGGAGCACGGCCGCGACGAGGAGATCGAGGCCGCCATGGCCGACCCGGACCAGGTCCGCAGGGCGAGGGCCTTCGAGGTGAACCCGTGA
- the dut gene encoding dUTP diphosphatase: MLRRLDPGVPVPSYAHPGDAGCDLVTTEPAVLAPGERAVLPTGISIALPEGYAAFVHPRSGLAARCGISLVNAPGTVDAGYRGEIKVIVANLDPHETVRFERLDRIAQLVVQQVEKVRFHEVAELPGSARAAGGFGSTGGHSQAAAHQNDYVPVGADRHSDLRGQ, from the coding sequence ATGCTGCGGCGCCTGGACCCCGGTGTCCCCGTGCCGTCCTACGCACACCCCGGCGACGCCGGATGCGACCTCGTCACCACAGAGCCCGCCGTGCTGGCGCCCGGTGAGCGTGCCGTGCTGCCCACCGGGATCTCCATCGCGCTGCCCGAGGGATACGCGGCGTTCGTGCATCCCCGCTCGGGGCTTGCCGCCCGCTGCGGGATCTCTTTGGTCAATGCACCGGGAACCGTCGATGCCGGGTACCGTGGGGAGATCAAGGTGATCGTGGCCAATCTTGACCCGCACGAGACCGTGCGGTTCGAGCGTCTCGACCGCATTGCCCAACTCGTCGTCCAGCAGGTGGAGAAGGTGCGTTTCCACGAGGTGGCGGAGTTGCCGGGCTCGGCGCGGGCCGCAGGGGGATTCGGCTCCACAGGCGGTCACAGCCAGGCCGCCGCACATCAGAATGACTACGTTCCGGTCGGGGCCGACCGGCATTCCGACCTGAGAGGACAGTGA
- a CDS encoding DUF3710 domain-containing protein, with the protein MFGRRRKKSEEPETGTSDDFGSYEQDAAADDSRSADAVTDAEATRVKLPPAPRPDGPWDVSEVTDPGNGRVNLGGLYVPGVEGMELRVEVAGESIVAATLVVQDSALQLQAFAAPKREGLWEEVREEIATGITKQGGVIDEVEGPLGWELRAQVPVQLPDGTNGVQVVRFVGVDGPRWFLRGVISGQGAVQPQTGGLLEQVFRDTVIVRGESPMAPRDPIVLKLPEDAQMVPDGVQQETVEEGSRFAGGLDKLQRGPEISEVR; encoded by the coding sequence GTGTTCGGACGTCGTCGCAAGAAGAGCGAAGAGCCTGAGACGGGCACCTCGGACGACTTCGGCTCGTACGAGCAGGACGCCGCGGCGGACGACTCCCGCTCCGCCGACGCGGTCACGGACGCCGAGGCGACGCGCGTGAAGCTGCCGCCGGCGCCCCGTCCCGACGGTCCCTGGGACGTGAGCGAGGTCACCGACCCCGGCAACGGCCGCGTCAATCTCGGCGGTCTGTATGTGCCGGGCGTGGAGGGCATGGAGCTGCGCGTCGAGGTCGCGGGGGAGTCGATCGTCGCGGCCACCCTCGTCGTTCAGGACAGTGCCCTTCAGTTGCAGGCGTTCGCCGCGCCCAAGCGCGAGGGCCTGTGGGAAGAGGTGCGCGAGGAGATCGCGACGGGCATCACCAAGCAGGGCGGTGTCATCGACGAGGTCGAGGGCCCGCTGGGCTGGGAGCTTCGCGCCCAGGTCCCGGTGCAGCTCCCGGACGGTACGAACGGCGTGCAGGTCGTGCGCTTCGTCGGTGTCGACGGGCCCCGCTGGTTCCTGCGCGGCGTGATCTCCGGCCAGGGCGCCGTACAGCCGCAGACGGGCGGGCTGCTGGAGCAGGTCTTCCGTGACACGGTGATCGTCCGGGGCGAGTCCCCGATGGCGCCGCGCGACCCGATCGTCCTCAAGCTGCCCGAGGACGCGCAGATGGTCCCGGACGGCGTCCAGCAGGAGACCGTCGAGGAGGGCTCGCGCTTCGCGGGCGGGCTCGACAAGCTTCAGCGTGGCCCGGAGATCAGCGAGGTCCGCTGA
- a CDS encoding potassium channel family protein: protein MHVVIMGCGRVGAELAQALEQQSHTVAVVDQDPTAFRRLGSGFGGRRVSGVGFDQDTLREAGIEEAGAFAAVSSGDNSNIIAARVAREMFGIEHVAARIYDPKRAEVYQRLGIPTVATVRWTADQMLRRLLPSGAEPLWRDPSGGVQLAEVHASPEWVGHRVSRLQEEAGVRVAFLTRVGEAMLPTSQTVLQEGDLVHVMMRCDQIDQVEAVFANGPEEGGS from the coding sequence GTGCATGTAGTGATCATGGGCTGCGGCCGGGTCGGCGCTGAGCTCGCGCAGGCACTGGAGCAGCAGAGCCACACCGTCGCGGTCGTGGACCAGGACCCGACGGCCTTCCGTCGCCTCGGTTCGGGTTTCGGCGGGCGACGGGTCTCCGGCGTCGGCTTCGACCAGGACACCCTGCGCGAGGCCGGGATCGAGGAGGCCGGGGCGTTCGCCGCGGTCAGCAGCGGGGACAACTCCAACATCATCGCGGCCCGTGTGGCACGCGAGATGTTCGGCATCGAGCACGTCGCGGCACGCATCTACGACCCCAAGCGGGCCGAGGTCTACCAGCGCCTCGGTATCCCCACGGTGGCCACCGTGCGCTGGACCGCCGACCAGATGCTGCGCCGGCTGCTGCCCTCCGGGGCGGAGCCGCTGTGGCGCGATCCGAGCGGTGGTGTGCAGCTCGCGGAGGTGCACGCTTCGCCGGAGTGGGTCGGACACCGGGTGAGCAGGCTCCAGGAGGAGGCCGGAGTACGGGTCGCCTTCCTGACCAGGGTGGGCGAGGCGATGCTGCCGACCTCCCAGACGGTCCTTCAGGAGGGCGATCTGGTGCATGTGATGATGCGCTGCGATCAGATCGACCAGGTTGAGGCCGTCTTCGCGAACGGGCCCGAGGAGGGCGGTTCGTGA
- a CDS encoding DUF3159 domain-containing protein yields the protein MTPLDKPTTDGTGPDPGAGSESGSTAGADGEAPASHAVTEAALFEAFGGLRGLVETTLPGLVFIAIYTVNKDIHAAALTALAISAVLGVFRLIRRDTVKHAFSGVFGVAFGVLFAMMTGNAKDFYLPGMFYTLGLAVAYIVTAAAGVPLLGLVLGPVFKENLSWRKRNPGRKKAYTKASYAWGLILLGKSAILFPLYLWGDTTRFGWVTIALKIPPFLLAVYLTWIFLAKAPAPINVIAEMEAEEEAENEREKREEQAQHERKTLDAIGEGFAHDAERALLADAEALRDEAGPGSGRPGTGGTGTGGRHRR from the coding sequence GTGACCCCCCTCGACAAGCCGACCACGGACGGAACCGGACCAGATCCCGGTGCAGGCTCCGAATCCGGTTCCACAGCCGGGGCCGACGGCGAGGCGCCCGCCTCTCACGCCGTCACCGAAGCCGCCCTCTTCGAAGCCTTCGGCGGGCTCCGCGGGCTGGTGGAGACGACCCTTCCCGGGCTGGTCTTCATCGCGATCTACACCGTCAACAAGGACATCCACGCCGCTGCGCTGACGGCTCTCGCGATCTCCGCGGTGCTGGGGGTCTTCCGGCTGATCCGCCGCGACACCGTCAAGCACGCCTTCAGCGGCGTATTCGGCGTCGCGTTCGGCGTGCTGTTCGCGATGATGACCGGCAACGCCAAGGACTTCTATCTGCCGGGCATGTTCTACACGCTGGGCCTGGCCGTCGCGTACATCGTCACCGCGGCGGCCGGTGTGCCGCTGCTGGGGCTGGTGCTCGGGCCGGTCTTCAAGGAGAACCTCTCCTGGCGCAAGCGGAACCCGGGCCGCAAGAAGGCGTACACCAAGGCCAGTTACGCATGGGGCCTCATCCTGCTCGGTAAGTCGGCGATCCTCTTCCCGCTGTATCTGTGGGGCGACACCACCCGGTTCGGCTGGGTGACGATCGCGCTGAAGATCCCGCCGTTCCTGCTCGCGGTCTATCTGACGTGGATCTTCCTGGCGAAGGCGCCCGCGCCCATCAACGTCATCGCGGAGATGGAGGCGGAGGAAGAGGCCGAGAACGAACGGGAGAAGCGCGAGGAGCAGGCGCAGCACGAGCGCAAGACGCTCGACGCGATCGGTGAGGGGTTCGCCCACGACGCCGAGCGCGCGCTGCTCGCGGACGCGGAAGCGCTACGGGACGAGGCGGGCCCGGGTTCGGGGCGCCCCGGCACGGGCGGCACCGGGACCGGCGGCCGGCACCGCCGCTGA